The DNA region CGTTTCCGTTCCCTCTGCCAGGACTTTTTCGATAAAGCCCAGGGCAAGATCAAAGCCGAAGGGGAAATCTTCCGGGTTTTTTGTATCCCCGGTGTTTTCAGCCCCCGAAAGAGGTACGGCCAGAATAAAGGTTCCCGGCTTTTTTTCCCCGCCCTCGTTAGTGGAAGCGGGAAGGGAAACATGGATGGAAAAACCGAAACCTCCGTACCCGGCAAAGAGGGAACGTTCCTCAAAGGGTATCTTCCTTTCTCTCAGAATACCCGCAAGCATGACCCGGCGGGAAGTTTCCAGGGCAGGGATGTTCTGTACCCGTTCTTCCGCAGGGAGGATCATGCCGGGTACGAAAAAAAGGAGGATCAACATTCCCCGCCTGATTGAGCTCACAGGTCAAAGATAGTCCCTAGGCGGGTATACGTCAAGATTCCATATATGAGCTTGTTTTTCCACTCCCGTCGGGGTTATAGTATAGTTAAGGATAGTACTGTGCAGCGTCCATTAATTTTTCCGGCCCTGAAAAAAAGCCCCCTGCTTTTTTTGGCAATTTTTCTGATCCTCCTTCCCGCGCTGTCCTGTTCCCGGGCAGAGCCTAAAATAGCTTTTGGTACCCTCTCTCTGGTCTATTTCCAGGGTGAGCGGGGGCCGGAAGAGCGGTTTTCCTTTTTTGTTATCCCCGAGGATGATGACGGGGTGGAGGACCTGGTGGATCTCTACCTCTACCACGACCGGGAAGGGCTCTGCTGGCGCCTCAGTTCCGATGACTGGGTTAGCTATGAAAGTGAAGGCCAGACCTGGGTAGGGAGTCGCAATATCGCCATGCTCGATAACGAGGCCCTGCCCCGGGGACAGTTCCGGGCGGTTCTGGTGGATAAAGGGGGTGAGCAGACCGAACGGCTCTTTACTTTTGACGCCCCTGCGGAGGCTCCTCATCCTTTTCCGTTTCTGTATGTCAGAGACGGCCGGTACCGGATAGAGTCGGAGTATCCGGTACATTATTTTATCTGTTACGATGCCGAGGGAGCCGTGCTGAGGACACTCACGGTTGAAGCTCTTGAGGGGCTCCTGTCGTCCCTGGAATTGCCCAAGGAAACCCGGGTAATTGCCCTTTGGGATGAGGAAAGCGAGTTTTTTACTTCCGCCCTTACCAATGTGGTGTCCATAAACTAGTATGTCATACGGTATTAAAAGCTATGTGATCCGCGCAGGGCGGATGAGTGTTGCCCAGCGGCGTTCCTACGAAACCCTGGGGCCGGATTTTTCCGTTCCCTTTGCCGAAGGGTTACTGGACTTCAACTCTGTTTTTGGATCCCATAATCCGGTAACTTTGGAAATTGGTTTTGGTATGGGCATAGCCACCGCAGAGATCGCAGAGGAAAACCCTGATAAAAACTACCTGGGGGTGGAAGTCCACAAGCCCGGTATAGGCAGGCTTCTCTGGGAAATAGAAAAGAGGGGGCTCACTAATATCCGTATCATTGAATACGACGCAGTGGAGGTGCTTGGTAAAATGATACCCCCCTCTTCCCTTGCGGCCTTTCACATTTTCTTTCCCGATCCCTGGCCCAAAAAACGGCACCACAAACGGCGCCTTATCACCCGGCCCTTTACAGAAACCTTGGTAGAAAAACTGCTCCCCGGCGGCTATGTATACATGGTAACCGACTGGGCCGAATACGGCGAATGGGCCCTGGCGG from Treponema primitia ZAS-2 includes:
- the trmB gene encoding tRNA (guanosine(46)-N7)-methyltransferase TrmB: MSYGIKSYVIRAGRMSVAQRRSYETLGPDFSVPFAEGLLDFNSVFGSHNPVTLEIGFGMGIATAEIAEENPDKNYLGVEVHKPGIGRLLWEIEKRGLTNIRIIEYDAVEVLGKMIPPSSLAAFHIFFPDPWPKKRHHKRRLITRPFTETLVEKLLPGGYVYMVTDWAEYGEWALAELSGTPGLRNPYDGFAPPQAWRPQTKFERKGLDKHHEVRELFFLKEKGE